The sequence below is a genomic window from Methanothermobacter tenebrarum.
GGGGATTTGCAGATAATAAAGAGTAAAAAGACGGGGAGAATACGATATATTTACGTGGATGATGAGCTTATCGCGAGTATAAGGACCTCTGATGGTTTTATAATCCCGTCATGGAAGGGTGCGTCACTCCTACATTCAAGCCTAGATTATCCTAGGTGTAGGGTTGTTGTAGATGAAGAATCAGAACCCTTTGCTAGGGAGGGGAAAAATATATTTGCAAAGTTCGTTATAGAATGTGATAAAAATATACGTGCAAATGATGAAGTTTTAATAGTTAACGAGGATGACGAATTACTAGCCACAGGCAAGTCACTCCTCTGTAGTGAGGAGATCCTAGACTTCAATTATGGCCAGGCTATAAAGACAAGGAGAGGAGGAAGATGATACCTGGTATGGGAATGAACCCGAAACAATTAAAGCAGATGCAGAGGGCAATGAAACAGATGGGAATGGAGATGAAGGACCTCAGGGGCGTTAAAGAAGTTATAATAAGGTTAAAGGATAAAGATATCATCATAGGGAACCCTAAGGTTAGTATCATGGATTTCATGGGCCAGAGAACTTATCAAGTAACTGGTAAAGCCAAGGAGAAAACAAGGGAACCTGAGATACCCGAGGAGGATATTGAGCTTGTTATGAGCCAGACAGGCGCCACTAGGAAGGAAGCGGAGGATGCGCTGAAGGAAACCAATGGGGATCTTGCAGAGGCTATCTTGAGGTTAAGTTAAAATGGTGCTCATCGCCCACATATCAGATCTTCATGTAGGCGCGGAAAACTTTAAAGAGGACATACTATTAGAGGCTATAAGGCAGATAAATGACATGGAACCTGATGTTGTCGTTGCTACAGGTGATTTAACAGATAATGGCTACTACCTAGAATTTTTGCAAGTGGCAAGTTATCTTAGTAATATAGAAAGTCCCCTGGTGGTTGTCCCTGGTAACCATGATGCAAGACATGTAGGTAATGAGACATTCAAAGAGGTTTTAAAAGAAAAAAAGGGCACATTAACTGTTAATGACGAATTACGAGTAATAGGATTGGATAGTAGTGAACCAGACCTAGATGAGGGGAAGGTAGGAAGGTCACAGCAATTATGGATGGAGAAGGAGCTTAAAAAGGCCGCTGAGGCCGACTTGTATAGTGTGATAGCATTACATCATCATATTATACCAGTACCGAAAACCGGACGTGAAAGGAACGTTCTAGTCGATGCAGGTGACATTTTATGCTCCATTGTCAAATGTGGGGCTAATCTGGTTATCTGCGGCCATAAGCATGTTCCACATGTATGGAGAGTTGAGGACATTTTCTTTGTAACAGCTGGTACAGTAGCATCGCTCAAGCTTCGAGGTAAAGATATTAATTCATATAACACATATTATATCGAGGATGATATAATAGAGATAAGATTGAACCAAGTGCAAAGGAAAAGCTATTTGATGGGATCATATAAGCTTTGTTCTAAATAATAGAAGGGTGATCAATTGAGGGTTATTATAGATGCATCTAATGTAGCTCATTCTAGAAAGGGAGATGACGACAAGCCCAAGTTAGAGAACATATTAAAGGCCGCTGAAGAACTCCGTAAACTTGGATACGAGCCTGTTATAATCGCCGATGCATCATTAAAGCACGAAATCGATGATAAGGAAAAATTTAAGAAGTATCTTGAAAAGGGCGAGTTTAAACAGGTGCCCTCTGGTACTAATGCAGATCACTTCATTTTAAAATTGGCAGAAGAAGAAAATGCTAAAATATTATCAAATGACGCCTTCAAAGAGTATTCTGATGAATTTCAGGATATAAGTAGTAGGAGGATACCCTACAATTTCAAGGAAGATAAAATAGTTATCGGCCGGCCATCAAAACCTAAAAGGGTTAAAAATATCCTTCAGAAAATCTGTGCAGAAATATTAGTCGAATTCGAGAGGAAGGGCTTCGACTATTATAAGGTTAAAAGGGGTAAAAAATTAAGTGGTATAGCAATTGCAAAGGAAGCCATTGATAGGATAGAAAAAGTGAAAGAGGAGGGTCTTGAACCAAAACTTGAAGGCTTGCTCACGAAATTACCCCTCTTTGATAAGTTCATGGAACTCGTTGAGGAAGCTGAAAAAACAGGAGACTTCATAATATTTGTACTTGTAAACCTCCAAGATTATAGAGAAGTTGTTAAATATGCCGGTAACATTGCAGTAACAGTCTTCGAACGTTTAAAGTTGGATCACGCCCCCCTCGTCGCTGTTAGAAATGATATTTTCATCAAAAAGGGCCGTTTCGAGGTTAATATACTCTATTCTGATGAGGTTATGGAAGAAGCCCCCTATGATATTAACATAATCATCAATGACCATGATTATAATTTTGTAAAGAAGAATTCAAGGAACATTGCAAGTACCATAGCTGCTCGCATAGGATCTTGGAGATTCCCTATAGTCTCTGTGAAGCCTAGCATGTTAATGGAAAAACCTGGAGAATTTGAAGTGGTCTTGGAGAAGGGAGGAAGCAGTTAAAATGCTGACAGAGTATATTCTCCGAGCATTACTAGGTTTACTATTAAAAAATAAGGTTTTGGGTATAGGCACCAAGTATTCCCCAAACAATGCCAGAGAACGCGAATACGTTGACATGATAAACTACACAAAGACCATGCTCATAGAAATAAAAAGAGCAGATATAAACAGCCAAAACATTTTTAACAATCTTATAAGAGAGGTCGGTTCTGAGAACATCCCCCCCAATAGGAAATTCATCGAATTAGAACCACCCTTGGACAAAGTAGACGAGTACGCCCTTTTTAGCAACATCATAATAGGCAGCGACCGTTACCTTTACATAGAAGTTTTTAACAAGGCCAAGATAATCAAAGATTTCATAGAACTTCTAAGAAAAGAAAAGGGAAAGATTATTGAAAAAAGTCCCACAGAAGTCATCGCAAGACTCCCTTCAAAGAATGATGCTATAAGGGCTGCTATAAAACTTATAGGATTGGCTAGTGCAAAAAAGATTGGCCTTAGGGCTGCTGTGGGGATGACAGGAGCCGCTGCAATAGAAAGATCCATAAGATTAAACAAGGAAGTTGGTGAAATCCCAGGAGTGGGTTTCACAAAACTTGGCGGTGAATTCGCCCTCATATTCCCAACACCATTCAACCCAAAGGAGGGTGAACCATCACCCCATGACAATTACCTCTTCATTGATGTTATAAATTCCACAAGTTTTATCGAAGAATATGGTAAAGGAGCCCTAGTCGAGATAATGAACGACATCAAAAGTTACATTGAAAAGGAATGTAAAGGAAAAATCGAAGGTTACAAGGAAGGTGGGGATGATCTAATCGCTAACCTACCAAGCAAAGACATTGCACTAAGGGCCACAATAGATGCTGCATGGCATGCACTTGCAAACGGTGCAAAGATAAGAGCAGGAATAGGTAAAACTAGAAGAGAAGCAGCTGAAAGAGCACAACTTGCAGATGATATAAAATTGTGGAACCCTGCTACTGTCATAATATTCGATGTTGCAGATGGACTCTACGGCTATTTCATCCCCAACCCCTTTACTAGAGCTGTCATAGATTACCTATTCAATGAAAAATCAAAGCTCATCATAATATTCATCTTCGTTTTCATGGCAACATTCCTAGGCTGGAATCTCGGATACTGGCAACTAGGACTACTTGCAATATTACTCGTAATATTATATGGGGCCACTACCTAGAAAATCTCGATCATATCTTCTAATATGATCTTAAATTATTTAAAGGATTATCTCTAATATAATCTGGGGAGTTTTACAATGCGACCCGAAACCGAAGCTAAAATAATTGTTGCACTTTTAATATCATTGATAGCGTTTGGTTGTGGCTCCTGTCTAGGGATAATATTAGCAATATCACCTGGAAATATCAGCCCAAAACCCGCCTATAACAATACAAGCCTAGAGATCCCAAATCCGAACGAATACGTGCCACAGGTTAACGAGACGATTACAAGTAACATGACAAATCCCAACGAATACAATCCATAATAGTGTGACTAATCATCTGTGAATAGTAGGAGGAGCGCCCGTGAAGATGATAGAGGGTGGAGTATGCGCAGTAGATAACATACTCGCCTGGGGGTCCAGGAAAGGAAAATATGGTCTTGGCATATTATATGCTGGTAAAAGCACCGCTGCAGCCGTCTTCACTTCTAATAAGATAAAAGCCGAACCCATAAAATTAACCATGAAGCACTTAAAAGATGGTAGACTATCAGCCATCATAGCCAACAGTGGTAATGCCAATTGCTTCACAGGCCCAGAGGGCATGGAGGATGCTCAGAGAATGGCCAAATTCGTAGCCGAGGGTCTTTCAATCCCAGAGGACATGGTTGCCGTGGCTTCCACAGGTGTCATAGGCAGAAAAATGCCCATGAACATAATAGAACCCCTCACTCAAAAGGTTCTAGGAGGCCTCGAAAATTCACCTAGGGGGTCTAGGAGATTCGCAGAGGCGATAATGACTACCGACACGTTCCCAAAGGAGTTTGCAGTTGAATTCGAACTCGAGGATGGTAACAAGGCTAGGATAGGTGGCGTGGCCAAGGGTTCAGGTATGATAGCCCCTAACATGGCTACAATGCTCTCATTCATAACCACAGATGTTAAGGCATCATCATCACAGTTAAAAGAGGCTCTCAGGACAGCCGTAGATGAGACCTTTAACATGGTAATAGTCGATGGGGATGAAAGCACCAATGATATGGTCATATTAATGGCAACTGGAAAATCAGGAGAAATAGATGATAATTTCCAAGAAGCATTAAATTTAACATGCAGAGAACTCGCGAAGATGATAGCAAAGGATGGTGAAGGAGCAACCAAGTACATGGAGGTGGAAGTTTTAAATGCCAAATCCCAAAAAGATGCCAGGAGAGTGGCGAGGACAGTTGCAAGCTCCTCTCTTGTTAAAACAGCACTATTTGGAGCAGATCCCAACTGGGGTAGGATCATAGCCGCGATAGGATACTCAGGGGCTGTGATAGATGAAAAAAAAGTGTCAATCATCCTAGAAAGTGAAAATAGAAACATTGAACTTATAAAGGAAGGAATGATAGCCTCGGAAAACAACAGGGGACTTAAAATAGCTGCAGATATTATGAATGAAGATGAGATAAGAATCATAATAGATCTGGGAATAGGTAAAGAAAAAGCAAAGGCCTATGGCTGCGACCTAACATATGATTATGTGAAAATAAATGCAGAATACACAACATAGGAGTTGCAATGTGGGATGAAAACAGTCGAAATCCTTGTCGAAGCTTTACCATACATTAAACGGTTCCATGGCAAAAAGATCTTGATAAAGTATGGTGGACATGCCATGATACAAGAAGAAGCCATGGATTCCACAGCAAGAGACACCGTACTCTTAAAATATGTTGGGATGGAGCCAATCGTAGTTCATGGTGGAGGACCGGAAATATCCAGGGCAATGAACAAAATGGGGAAAGAACCAAAATTCATTGAAGGTTTAAGAGTGACAGACGAGGAGACAATGGAAATAGTTAAAATGGTCCTCGTAGGTAAAATAAACACGAGTATAGTGTCAAAGATATGCTTCCACGGGGGTAAAGGCATAGGATTATCAGGAAAGGACAGCCAACTCTTACTTGCCAAGAAAAAAGCACCCCATATAATCAAGGATGAAAAAACTGGAGAAGAGCTCGAAATAGACCTTGGACTAGTTGGTGAGATAGAATCTGTAAACCCTGAAATATTGGAGATGCTGACAAGCAATGGTTACATTCCCATAATATCACCCATAGGGATCGATAAGAATGCTGAAACCTTAAATTTGAATGCTGATACCGTTGCCGGTGAAGTAGCTGCGAAGGTCGGTGCAGAGAAACTCATATTACTCACAGATGTTCCAGGTATCCTAGAGGATCCGAACGACCCAGATACTCTCATAGAAAAAATTAACATAAGCGAATTGGATGATCTCATCAAAGAAGGTATAATAAAAGGCGGAATGCTCCCAAAGGCCCTTACATGTATCCAGGCGATAAGAGATGGGGTTTCATCAGCACATATCATCGATGGACGGATCAAACATTCCCTACTCCTGGAAATATTCACAAAGAAGGGCATAGGAACCATGATAACAAAGTAAACCACCATAGAATCTTAATGGTCTAAAAGATCCATTCCAACAACGCATTTTGAATAAAACACCCTTTCTATCCCTAAATTTTATATAAAGGGTTTCTCCTTTTTTTTATAAGTTTCAAAGTCGATAAATTCACCTTTATATTTGAAGCAACCTATTATTAATTGGGGGTGGATTAATGGAGACAGGAGCTGATCATGCCATTCTAACACTGAATCTAACAAAAAAGTTTGGAGAATTTTGCGCTGTAAATGCCTTAAATTTGAAAGTCAAAAAAGGGGAAATTTACGGGCTTTTAGGCCCGAATGGGGCTGGTAAGACAACCACGATCAAAATGCTCTGCGGGATTTCAAAGGCAACTTCGGGAAAAGCATTTATCCTAGGAAAGAGAGTACCTGATAAAATCGTGGCGCGAGAGATAGGTTACATGCCACAAGAGACAGCACTCTATGACAACTTGACCATTGAAGAAAATCTAGAATTTTATGGGGAAATATTCAACCTCAAAGATGATCAGATATCTAATAAAATCCAAAAACTGCTTGATTTCATAAATCTCAAAGATTGGGGGGATGAAATTGTTAGAAACTTGAGTGGTGGGATGAAACATCGCGTATCACTGGCATGTGCACTAATCCATGAGCCCAAAATCCTTTTTCTTGATGAACCCACAGTTGGGATTGACCCAGAACTTAGGGTCTCATTCTGGGACTACTTCAAAGAACTCAAAAAATCAGGGAAAACTA
It includes:
- a CDS encoding nascent polypeptide-associated complex protein; translated protein: MIPGMGMNPKQLKQMQRAMKQMGMEMKDLRGVKEVIIRLKDKDIIIGNPKVSIMDFMGQRTYQVTGKAKEKTREPEIPEEDIELVMSQTGATRKEAEDALKETNGDLAEAILRLS
- a CDS encoding metallophosphoesterase, which encodes MVLIAHISDLHVGAENFKEDILLEAIRQINDMEPDVVVATGDLTDNGYYLEFLQVASYLSNIESPLVVVPGNHDARHVGNETFKEVLKEKKGTLTVNDELRVIGLDSSEPDLDEGKVGRSQQLWMEKELKKAAEADLYSVIALHHHIIPVPKTGRERNVLVDAGDILCSIVKCGANLVICGHKHVPHVWRVEDIFFVTAGTVASLKLRGKDINSYNTYYIEDDIIEIRLNQVQRKSYLMGSYKLCSK
- a CDS encoding Zc3h12a-like ribonuclease — its product is MRVIIDASNVAHSRKGDDDKPKLENILKAAEELRKLGYEPVIIADASLKHEIDDKEKFKKYLEKGEFKQVPSGTNADHFILKLAEEENAKILSNDAFKEYSDEFQDISSRRIPYNFKEDKIVIGRPSKPKRVKNILQKICAEILVEFERKGFDYYKVKRGKKLSGIAIAKEAIDRIEKVKEEGLEPKLEGLLTKLPLFDKFMELVEEAEKTGDFIIFVLVNLQDYREVVKYAGNIAVTVFERLKLDHAPLVAVRNDIFIKKGRFEVNILYSDEVMEEAPYDINIIINDHDYNFVKKNSRNIASTIAARIGSWRFPIVSVKPSMLMEKPGEFEVVLEKGGSS
- the argJ gene encoding bifunctional ornithine acetyltransferase/N-acetylglutamate synthase translates to MKMIEGGVCAVDNILAWGSRKGKYGLGILYAGKSTAAAVFTSNKIKAEPIKLTMKHLKDGRLSAIIANSGNANCFTGPEGMEDAQRMAKFVAEGLSIPEDMVAVASTGVIGRKMPMNIIEPLTQKVLGGLENSPRGSRRFAEAIMTTDTFPKEFAVEFELEDGNKARIGGVAKGSGMIAPNMATMLSFITTDVKASSSQLKEALRTAVDETFNMVIVDGDESTNDMVILMATGKSGEIDDNFQEALNLTCRELAKMIAKDGEGATKYMEVEVLNAKSQKDARRVARTVASSSLVKTALFGADPNWGRIIAAIGYSGAVIDEKKVSIILESENRNIELIKEGMIASENNRGLKIAADIMNEDEIRIIIDLGIGKEKAKAYGCDLTYDYVKINAEYTT
- the argB gene encoding acetylglutamate kinase, which gives rise to MKTVEILVEALPYIKRFHGKKILIKYGGHAMIQEEAMDSTARDTVLLKYVGMEPIVVHGGGPEISRAMNKMGKEPKFIEGLRVTDEETMEIVKMVLVGKINTSIVSKICFHGGKGIGLSGKDSQLLLAKKKAPHIIKDEKTGEELEIDLGLVGEIESVNPEILEMLTSNGYIPIISPIGIDKNAETLNLNADTVAGEVAAKVGAEKLILLTDVPGILEDPNDPDTLIEKINISELDDLIKEGIIKGGMLPKALTCIQAIRDGVSSAHIIDGRIKHSLLLEIFTKKGIGTMITK
- a CDS encoding ABC transporter ATP-binding protein; its protein translation is METGADHAILTLNLTKKFGEFCAVNALNLKVKKGEIYGLLGPNGAGKTTTIKMLCGISKATSGKAFILGKRVPDKIVAREIGYMPQETALYDNLTIEENLEFYGEIFNLKDDQISNKIQKLLDFINLKDWGDEIVRNLSGGMKHRVSLACALIHEPKILFLDEPTVGIDPELRVSFWDYFKELKKSGKTILITTHYMDEARHCDRIGFMRAGKLIAEDKPQQMLIKTGTESLEDAFLKIGVGP